A window of the Capricornis sumatraensis isolate serow.1 chromosome 9, serow.2, whole genome shotgun sequence genome harbors these coding sequences:
- the PGPEP1 gene encoding pyroglutamyl-peptidase 1 isoform X3 gives MEQPRKAVVVTGFGPFGEHTVNASWIAVQELEKLGLGDSVDLHVYEIPVEYQTVQRLIPALWERHSPQVPLRLHLLYFTVPESRPLSLCSRAPSGQAVQCRPAGPGASGHH, from the exons ATGGAGCAACCCAGGAAGGCGGTGGTGGTCACGG gATTCGGCCCTTTTGGGGAACATACTGTGAATGCCAGCTGGATTGCGGTCCAG GAGCTGGAGAAACTAGGGCTTGGGGACAGCGTGGATCTGCATGTGTATGAGATCCCAGTGGAGTATCAGACAGTCCAGAGGCTCATCCCTGCCCTGTGGGAGAGGCACAGTCCACAG GTACCTCTGCGACTTCACCTACTATACTTCACTGTACCAGAGTCACGGCCGCTCAGCCTTTGTTCACGTGCCCCCTCTGGGCAAGCCGTACAATGCAGACCAGCTGGGCCGGGCGCTTCGGGCCATCATTGA
- the PGPEP1 gene encoding pyroglutamyl-peptidase 1 isoform X1 encodes MEQPRKAVVVTGFGPFGEHTVNASWIAVQELEKLGLGDSVDLHVYEIPVEYQTVQRLIPALWERHSPQLVVHVGVSGMATAVTLEKCGHNKGYKGLDNCRFCPGSQCCVEDGPESIDSIIDMDAVCKRVTTLGLDVSVTISQDAGRYLCDFTYYTSLYQSHGRSAFVHVPPLGKPYNADQLGRALRAIIEEMLDLLEQSEGKINCCHEH; translated from the exons ATGGAGCAACCCAGGAAGGCGGTGGTGGTCACGG gATTCGGCCCTTTTGGGGAACATACTGTGAATGCCAGCTGGATTGCGGTCCAG GAGCTGGAGAAACTAGGGCTTGGGGACAGCGTGGATCTGCATGTGTATGAGATCCCAGTGGAGTATCAGACAGTCCAGAGGCTCATCCCTGCCCTGTGGGAGAGGCACAGTCCACAG CTGGTGGTGCACGTAGGAGTGTCAGGCATGGCAACCGCAGTCACACTGGAGAAGTGTGGACACAACAAGGGTTACAAAGGCCTGGACAACTGCCGATTCTGCCCCGGCTCCCAGTGCTGTGTGGAGGATGGGCCTGAAAGCATTGACTCCATCATCGACATGGATGCTGTATGTAAGAGGGTTACTACGCTGGGCTTGGATGTGTCAGTGACCATTTCACAAGATGCAGGCAG GTACCTCTGCGACTTCACCTACTATACTTCACTGTACCAGAGTCACGGCCGCTCAGCCTTTGTTCACGTGCCCCCTCTGGGCAAGCCGTACAATGCAGACCAGCTGGGCCGGGCGCTTCGGGCCATCATTGAGGAGATGCTGGACCTCCTAGAGCAGTCAGAAGGCAAAATCAACTGTTGCCATGAACACTGA
- the PGPEP1 gene encoding pyroglutamyl-peptidase 1 isoform X2, translated as MEQPRKAVVVTGFGPFGEHTVNASWIAVQELEKLGLGDSVDLHVYEIPVEYQTVQRLIPALWERHSPQLVVHVGVSGMATAVTLEKCGHNKGYKGLDNCRFCPGSQCCVEDGPESIDSIIDMDAVCKRVTTLGLDVSVTISQDAGRVTAAQPLFTCPLWASRTMQTSWAGRFGPSLRRCWTS; from the exons ATGGAGCAACCCAGGAAGGCGGTGGTGGTCACGG gATTCGGCCCTTTTGGGGAACATACTGTGAATGCCAGCTGGATTGCGGTCCAG GAGCTGGAGAAACTAGGGCTTGGGGACAGCGTGGATCTGCATGTGTATGAGATCCCAGTGGAGTATCAGACAGTCCAGAGGCTCATCCCTGCCCTGTGGGAGAGGCACAGTCCACAG CTGGTGGTGCACGTAGGAGTGTCAGGCATGGCAACCGCAGTCACACTGGAGAAGTGTGGACACAACAAGGGTTACAAAGGCCTGGACAACTGCCGATTCTGCCCCGGCTCCCAGTGCTGTGTGGAGGATGGGCCTGAAAGCATTGACTCCATCATCGACATGGATGCTGTATGTAAGAGGGTTACTACGCTGGGCTTGGATGTGTCAGTGACCATTTCACAAGATGCAGGCAG AGTCACGGCCGCTCAGCCTTTGTTCACGTGCCCCCTCTGGGCAAGCCGTACAATGCAGACCAGCTGGGCCGGGCGCTTCGGGCCATCATTGAGGAGATGCTGGACCTCCTAG